Within Cellulophaga sp. L1A9, the genomic segment TGATCCATCAGGGAAGAAAATTTCTTACTACCAAGTCAATGCTACTTTTTACAGTGCATTAGGAGAAAGTGATCAGAAATTAGTATTGGCAAGGGCCATTCAACTATTTATGCCAGGGACTCCTCAGATTTGGTATTTAGATTTATTTGCTGGTAAAAATAATTATGAAGCTGCTGATCATGGCGGCAGTGGAGGTCATAAAGAAATAAATAGAACGACCTTATCTCTTGAAGCTATTCATAAAGGTTTAGAAAAACCAGTAGTACTAAAACAATTGAAGTTGTTGCGTTTGAGAAATACAAATGTTGCTTTTACGGGAAAAATGGCGATTGCAGAAACTGCGGAGCAAGAGTTAGATATTTCATGGGTTAAAGGTCTTGATAGCGTGCAACTAAAAGCTAATCTTTCTACGTATAAATTTGAAATAATTATAACCAGTAAGGATGAAATAGAAGTGCTTCATTTTTAGGATTGTATGCTTTAAAAATTTATCAACGGATACTTCCTATTTTTTAAGGTGCTGGAAAATGCGTAACTTTATTTTTTTACGCTCTGGAAGATTACTTTTTTTAACATATCTAGCGCTGTAATTTGTTGTAAGCTATTGTGTTATATGGGATTTATTTTTTTACAGCCTATTGAAATTTTAACACACAGCGAACCAATAAAAAAAATACATTTGACACGGCAATAATTTGCGTTTTAATTATGAAGAAGAACTCACTACTTGTAGTTTTAATAGTACTCATCAGTACTTCACTTTTTGCGCAAGATGAACTGCCTATTCGTATTCCAGATACAGAAATTAAAAGTCTTCCTAGTGTCTTCAATAAATCATTACAAACTAACCTTGAAAAAGAATTAAAATTGAATCCGCAGTGGAGGAAATTAATCGCAGAAAAGAAAATGGCTGTTGGTGTCGTAGATTTAAGCAATCCAGGGAATACAAGATTCGCAAGAATCAACGGAAATCATATGATGTATGCTGCTAGTTTGCCTAAAATTGCCATTCTTTTAGCGGCTATGGATGCTATTGAAAAAGGCCAGTTAAAAGAAACTAAGGAAGTTAAGGCAGATATGCGTTTAATGATTAGTAAATCTAACAACCAAGCCTCTACTAGAATGATAGATCGTGTGGGGTATAAGAAAATTGAAGATGTCATGACAGATCCTAAATATGCGTTTTATGATGAGCATAAAGGAGGAGGTCTTTGGGTAGGAAAACGCTACGGTGGTGGTGGTGATACGAATAGAGAGCCCCTAAAAAACTTAAGTCATGCAGCTACGGTTACGCAAGTTTGTAGGTATTATTATTTACTAGCTAATGGGAAATTAGTGAACGAAAATCGTTCTAAGCAAATGTTGGCCATTATGGAAAATCCAGACTTGCATCACAAATTTGTAAATACCCTAGATCAAATTGCTCCTGATGCTCGTTTGTTCAGAAAATCTGGTTCTTGGCGTACTTTTCATTCAGATTCTATATTGGTTTGGGGAGATGATCCTGACCGCCGTTATATCTTAGTAGCATTAATAGATGATGCTAATGGAGAACAGATTATTAGAGATTTAGTGAAACCAGTAGAAAAAGTTTTAAAAAAGAGAATATCTTTGGCTAGTAACTAGCACTATTTTAAACCTTTCATGCTCCTAAACTTAATTAAGAAAACATTTGATATAAGAGAAGGAGAGTTTAAAATTTCTTTCTATATGTTGGCGTATATATTTTTGGTAATAGCTTCTTTGCTAATTATCAAGCCAACAGTAAATGCTTTATTTTTATCGGAATTAGGCGTAGAAAATCTTCCTTTAGCATTTCTTTTAGTTGCCGCAACTGCCATTGTAAGTTCCTATGGGTATTCTAGAGCCTTAGCGCGCTTTTCACTTAAAAAAATAATTAGATTTACTTTATCAGTTTCTATAATCCTTAGTATTGTTCTTGCATTACTGCTGAGGTTTCATTATTTAAATAAATGGGCACTCTACTTTTTTTATGTGTGGGTAGCCATTCATGCCGTTCTCTCAGCATCACAGTTTTGGGTCATGGCAAATTTGGTATATAATGCCAGAGAAGCCAAGCGTTTGTTTGGGTTTATTGGTTCTGGAGCTATTCTAGGCGGAATTTTAGGAGGGTACTTAACGTCTTTATTAGCGCCTCTTATTGGTAATGAAAATGTGATATTCATTGCCGCTTTATTTTTAGGAATTTGTATCGCCTTGCTAAATAAAATATGGAAAGCCAGAATTATTAAACTAAATACATTTAAGCAGAAGAAGCGCACTGGAGTAAGGGAAGTAAAACCAATTACATTAATTAAAAATTCTAAGCACTTAACCTATCTAGCCGGTATTGTGGGGATTAGTGTTATTGTTGCTAAACTGGTAGACTATTTGTACAGTGATTTTGCTTCTGCACGTATTCCAGACCCAGATGAGCTGACTTCTTTCTTTGCTTTTTGGTTTTCCACTTTCAATTTATTGTCATTATTAATTCAATTATTTTTTACTCAACGAGTCGTAGGTATTTGGGGTGTTGGTTTTTCTTTGATGTTGTTGCCTTTAGGAATATTCATGGGAGCAGCATTATTTTTTGTTGTTCCAGAATTGTCGGTAATCATTTTTATTAAAGCTGTAGATGGTACATTAAAACAATCTATTCATAAGAGTGCTACGGAACTGTTATCCTTACCATTGCCCTTTGATCTTAAAAACAAAACAAAGTCTTTTATTGATGTTGTTGTAGATAGTGTAGCTACCGGTATTGCAGGTTTTATTTTAATTTTCGCCATCAAGGGACTCGATTTACCCATATATTATATTACGTCAATAATTATACTTCTTGTAGGGATTTGGATGTTTTTTATTTATAAAGTTAGAAAAGAATACTTTCAAACGTTTAGAGAAAACCTTGCCGAGTTAGCCAATATTAAAATAAAAGATACTTCCGTTGTAAAGAATGTTTCTGTAGTAGAAGGTATGAAGACGGTATTTAAATCAGGATCAGAATCTCAGATCTTATTTATGTTACAAAAACTTCAGGAAATCAATGACAAGCGATTTATAAAAGAAGTTGAGCTATTAGTAGACCATCCTTCTCTTAAAGTAAAAACAGCAGCAATCCAAAGCCTTTATTTTTTGAATAGTAATAGTATGATTTCTCAAATACCTGAGTTACTCAAAAGTGAGGATGAGGATTTAGTAGAAGCTACATTGGCATACTTGTTATTGCACGCTCAGAAAAATGAAACTATTGTGTTTGATGCTTATTTGGATGATAAAAATTCATTAATAGCAACTACAGCATTGCTGTGTTTGGCACGTGAGTCTAGAGATAATTACTCTTTACGTTCTACTTATAAGCTTACGGAGCGCATAGCAAGAGAGATTGCAGCGGTTAAAGAAAATGAAGCAGCTATAGACCGATTGCAGATTCTATTGAAAACAATAGGGGCTGCTAATATTGCAGGCTTTCATGACATCCTAAAAGAATACCTATTGCACTCTTCGGAAGCGGTACAGAAAACGGCCATTTATGCCGCAGGACAAACTTTAAGTCCGGAGTTTATTCCTTTACTTGTTGGTTTTTTGCCCAATAAAAACTTAAGGAATACAACAGTGTTAGCGCTTCAAAACTACGGCCAGCAAATACAGCCTACTTTGTTAGACATGGTCAAGGCGCATACGGTTTCTATTGAAATAGCTCGGTTTATTCCACTAGTATTTAAAGCGTTTCATTCTCAAGATTCAGTCCGCAATCTTTTCCATTTATTAGAAGATAAAGATCTGGCGGTACGGCTATCGGCAATTAGAGCTTTAAGTGATTTAAAGACCGATTTTCCGAACCTTCATTTTAATAATGCTAAAATTGTTTCTAGTATTTATGAGGAATGTAAATTGTATCATAATACCTTATCTGCTATGCATACGCAGATTATTGTTTCTTATCGAAATAGGAAAAAAACAAAAGAAATAGTTTCTGAATCAGAGCGAGATGCCCGTGCAAGTTTATTGGAATTATTAGAGCGTAGACTAGATGCAGGTTTAGAGCGTATTTTTAAATTATTAGGTTTAAAATATAAGCAGAATGATATTACCATTGCCTATGCTGGTTTGGTGAGTGAAAAACAGGAGGCAAGAACCAATGCTATAGAATTTTTAGATAATTTACTTTCAGGAGAATTAAAACGAAAATTACTTCCTATTATAGAGAGTAGTGCTATAGATGTAACTTCTGAAGAAGTAATACATCAATTTAAGCAAAAAATATTAACAGAATTAGAATGCTTTCAATTGCTATTAGAAGCTAATGATCAGAAACTAAAACTTGCTGTTTTCTTTTTGATTGGAAAACAACAAAATAAAAAATATATTCCCTTGCTCGAAAAGTATTTGGAAGATGAGAATTTCAAAATCAAATCTTTTGCAAAAGAAGCTCTAGAAGAGTTATATAAAATATAGGTATAGCTGTCTTTCTAATTTTAAAGAAAGCTATACCCAAGCCTTGTTATATTAAAGCTCCATTAGCTCCTATTACCTGACCAGAAATCCATTTAGAATCATCGCTAGATAAAAACAATACTACCTTAGCAATATCTAATGGTTTTGCTAATCTATTAAAGGCATTCATGCCTCTAAGTTTTGTGAGTGTTTCTTCAGATTTTCCATTTAAAAACATATCTGTTTCTGTGGCTCCTGGAGCAATTGCATTTACAGATATTCCTCTTCCTATTTCTTTAGAAAATACGCGTGTCATTTGTTCTACCGCAGCTTTTGTAGCAGAATAAAGAGAATAGGTAGGGAGCATCAATTTTGCAGTACTTGATGAAAAATTGATGATTATACCATTATCGGCTAATTTAAAATTGGCTTCTTGCATCGTATTAAATACTCCTTTAACGTTGACATTAAAAAGGGTCGTAAAATCCTCTTCACTACTATCTTTCAATAATTTAGAAACCATAGTTCCTGCATTATTTACGAGCACATCAATTTTACCATAAGCTTCAAGAGTAGCATCAAATAAGACTGTTACTTCCTTTTTTTTACTCACATCAGCTTTAAATGAAAATGCAGTTCCGCCGTTGTCAATTATTTGTGTAACGGTTTCTTCCGCCTCCTTTTCACTGTTTGAATGATTTATGACAACTTTTGCTCCATTTTTAGCCAATAATAGAGCTGTTTCTTTCCCAATCCCTTTAGAGGATCCGGTTACGATAATTACTTTGTTATGTATCATGTTCTGTTGTTATAGAATTTTTATTTAATTTATAAATAGCGCCAATAGCTAAGAATATTGCTATTGCTACAAGGATAAGTTTAGGTTCGGGCCTAGCGAGTAGTTCTAATAAAATAGCGGTTAGCATCGTAACCAATAAAAAAGCAAAAGCAATTTTCTCGATCTTTTGTTTTTCATAGACAAATGCGAATATTAAAAGACCTGCTAAAGCTAATTCCGAAATTCCCGTGAATATTCTAAAAAAAGTTGCAGGTATACCTAACGCAATTTCAAACTGCTTAAAGCCTTCTATGCTTCGAGGCATTCCTGTTAATTTAGGAATCGCAAAAAATGACATGATTATGACGGTGATAGCATTTAAAATATTT encodes:
- a CDS encoding serine hydrolase — its product is MKKNSLLVVLIVLISTSLFAQDELPIRIPDTEIKSLPSVFNKSLQTNLEKELKLNPQWRKLIAEKKMAVGVVDLSNPGNTRFARINGNHMMYAASLPKIAILLAAMDAIEKGQLKETKEVKADMRLMISKSNNQASTRMIDRVGYKKIEDVMTDPKYAFYDEHKGGGLWVGKRYGGGGDTNREPLKNLSHAATVTQVCRYYYLLANGKLVNENRSKQMLAIMENPDLHHKFVNTLDQIAPDARLFRKSGSWRTFHSDSILVWGDDPDRRYILVALIDDANGEQIIRDLVKPVEKVLKKRISLASN
- a CDS encoding MFS transporter, with protein sequence MLLNLIKKTFDIREGEFKISFYMLAYIFLVIASLLIIKPTVNALFLSELGVENLPLAFLLVAATAIVSSYGYSRALARFSLKKIIRFTLSVSIILSIVLALLLRFHYLNKWALYFFYVWVAIHAVLSASQFWVMANLVYNAREAKRLFGFIGSGAILGGILGGYLTSLLAPLIGNENVIFIAALFLGICIALLNKIWKARIIKLNTFKQKKRTGVREVKPITLIKNSKHLTYLAGIVGISVIVAKLVDYLYSDFASARIPDPDELTSFFAFWFSTFNLLSLLIQLFFTQRVVGIWGVGFSLMLLPLGIFMGAALFFVVPELSVIIFIKAVDGTLKQSIHKSATELLSLPLPFDLKNKTKSFIDVVVDSVATGIAGFILIFAIKGLDLPIYYITSIIILLVGIWMFFIYKVRKEYFQTFRENLAELANIKIKDTSVVKNVSVVEGMKTVFKSGSESQILFMLQKLQEINDKRFIKEVELLVDHPSLKVKTAAIQSLYFLNSNSMISQIPELLKSEDEDLVEATLAYLLLHAQKNETIVFDAYLDDKNSLIATTALLCLARESRDNYSLRSTYKLTERIAREIAAVKENEAAIDRLQILLKTIGAANIAGFHDILKEYLLHSSEAVQKTAIYAAGQTLSPEFIPLLVGFLPNKNLRNTTVLALQNYGQQIQPTLLDMVKAHTVSIEIARFIPLVFKAFHSQDSVRNLFHLLEDKDLAVRLSAIRALSDLKTDFPNLHFNNAKIVSSIYEECKLYHNTLSAMHTQIIVSYRNRKKTKEIVSESERDARASLLELLERRLDAGLERIFKLLGLKYKQNDITIAYAGLVSEKQEARTNAIEFLDNLLSGELKRKLLPIIESSAIDVTSEEVIHQFKQKILTELECFQLLLEANDQKLKLAVFFLIGKQQNKKYIPLLEKYLEDENFKIKSFAKEALEELYKI
- a CDS encoding SDR family oxidoreductase, yielding MIHNKVIIVTGSSKGIGKETALLLAKNGAKVVINHSNSEKEAEETVTQIIDNGGTAFSFKADVSKKKEVTVLFDATLEAYGKIDVLVNNAGTMVSKLLKDSSEEDFTTLFNVNVKGVFNTMQEANFKLADNGIIINFSSSTAKLMLPTYSLYSATKAAVEQMTRVFSKEIGRGISVNAIAPGATETDMFLNGKSEETLTKLRGMNAFNRLAKPLDIAKVVLFLSSDDSKWISGQVIGANGALI
- a CDS encoding DoxX family protein, with amino-acid sequence MNVIKENILNAITVIIMSFFAIPKLTGMPRSIEGFKQFEIALGIPATFFRIFTGISELALAGLLIFAFVYEKQKIEKIAFAFLLVTMLTAILLELLARPEPKLILVAIAIFLAIGAIYKLNKNSITTEHDT